In Hyperolius riggenbachi isolate aHypRig1 chromosome 10, aHypRig1.pri, whole genome shotgun sequence, a genomic segment contains:
- the LOC137536516 gene encoding gastrula zinc finger protein XlCGF57.1-like: MENQPSLTSPDGSGNRNPPERCTGPLYSQDCPQEDHTISEHEQEEEQNSVKVGFKEEDEVYMRGDQPFIEESDMMRTIKQEQEEDEESYERTDEQSTGDDELIVVVKEEEEDAYEWEDEQSSEESAIMIRIKEEECSTDVSTDGHDVASPLEGQPSPDEKTEDNGGTQCPPERGPDIPNIRQRLKARPKDSCAPEKPSAKPRCATSKISLKSPGGGKSTDPSNSEKSTSGPSGTAGDGGDVIFPCSDCDKYFRDKSLLVLHQRVHTGETPFICPDCGKYFTHKRNLLTHQKSHSGNHPFSCPDCNKGFAHKVTFLTHQKSHTGERPFTCTECGKSFTSKGSLLRHERGHTGERPFSCSECGKCFINKGDLLIHQRSHTGERPFTCPVCRKAFTTKGLLQIHQRSHTGERPFSCLDCGKCFTQKGNLFAHQKTHTGERPFSCPECGKGFPQKSKLLLHQRTHSNVRPFPCSVCGKCFTFKGNLLTHQRRHTGERPFLCSYCGKGFTHKGDLLRHQRTHTGERPFACEECGKCFSQKGDLSKHQKIHSGERPYLCSTCGKGFIESRKLSKHQKTHGH; this comes from the exons GAAGAAGAACAGAATTCTGTAAAAGTTGGATTTaaagaggaagatgaggtgtacaTGAGGGGTGATCAGCCATTTAtagaggagagtgacatgatgaggacaattaaacagGAGCAAGAGGAAGATGAAGAATCATATGAGAGGACTGATGAGCAGTCTACAGGGGACGATGAACTGATAGTggtagttaaagaggaagaagaagacgcGTATGAGTGGGAAGATGAACAGTCTTCAGAGGAGAGTGCAATAATGATCAGAATCAAAGAGGAGGAATGTTCAACAGATGTCAGCACAg ATGGACACGATGTTGCGAGCCCCTTGGAGGGACAACCATCTCCAGATGAGAAAACAGAAGATAATGGTGGCACACAATGTCCACCCGAAAGAGGTCCCGATATTCCAAATATACGTCAAAGGCTTAAAGCGAGACCTAAGGATTCCTGTGCTCCTGAGAAGCCATCTGCCAAACCACGTTGTGCTACCtcaaaaatcagtttaaaatctcctgGTGGCGGGAAGTCAACAGATCCATCTAATTCTGAGAAATCGACTTCCGGTCCATCTGGGACTGCTGGAGACGGAGGTGATGTGATATTTCCATGTTCTGACTGTGATAAATATTTTAGGGATAAATCGCTGCTTGTTTTACATCAGAGAGTTCACACAGGGGAGACCCCTTTTATATGTCCTGATTGTGGGAAATATTTCACTCACAAACGAAACCTCCTCACGCATCAGAAAAGCCACTCAGGCAACCACCCCTTTTCATGTCCCGATTGCAACAAAGGTTTTGCTCATAAAGTCACTTTTCTCACACACCAGAAAAGCCACACGGGCGAGCGACCTTTCACctgtacagagtgtgggaaaagtttcacTAGTAAAGGAAGCCTCCTTAGGCACGAGAGGGGTCACACGGGAGAGCGTCCTTTctcgtgttcagagtgtgggaaatgcttcattAATAAAGGCGATCTTCTTATACACCAGAGAAGCCACACCGGTGAGCGCCCTTTTACATGTCCAGTATGTAGAAAAGCTTTCACAACTAAAGGTCTCCTTCAGATACACCAGAGGAGCCACACCGGGGAGCGTCCATTTTCATGTCTagactgtgggaaatgttttacccaGAAAGGGAACCTTTTTGCGCACCAGAAGACTCATACTGGTGAGCGCCCTTTTtcctgtccagagtgtgggaaagggtttcCACAGAAAAGTAAGCTCCTCTTACACCAGAGAACTCACTCCAACGTCCGTCCTTTTCCATGTTCAGTGTGTGGAAAATGctttacttttaaagggaaccttctaACACACCAGAGGAGGCACACTGGGGAGCGCCCTTTTTTATGCTCCTACTGTGGGAAAGGTTTCACTCACAAAGGTGACCTCCTCAGGCACCAGAGAACTCACACCGGCGAGCGTCCTTTTGCTTGTgaggagtgtgggaaatgttttagccaGAAAGGGGACCTCTCCAAACATCAGAAAATTCACAGCGGTGAGCGTCCTTACTTATGTTCCACGTGTGGCAAAGGCTTTATAGAATCACGCAAACTCAGTAAACATCAAAAGACGCACGGCCACTGA